A DNA window from Allokutzneria albata contains the following coding sequences:
- a CDS encoding MFS transporter: MSTDTAQDTRPFAWFRTLGPKGKRAFVGSFGGYGLDSYDFQVLPLGMVAISAYFGISSGQAGLLSTVTLVMSAVGGIGAGILADRVGRARTLMASVLVYALFTALCGFAPTYETLLVFRALQGIGFGAEWAAGAILVAEYASSQYRGRTVAFIQSAWAVGWGLAVVVYTVVFNLVDPDLAWRVLFWTGALPALLILYVRRNVTDSPATEKRRTTAKERGTFRAIMRGRLGRTTFFAALLATGVQGGYYTLATWIPAYLKAERGLTVVGTGGYLAFQITGAFIGYVTGGYFTDWLGRKKTFVLFAVLSAVLIVGYTAVPVGADTLVLLLGFPLGFCTSAIFSGFGAFLAELYPSALRGTGQGFTYNFGRAVGSLFPTIVGFLAVTMGVGGAMIVGAFAYGIAVVALLGLPETAGMELE, from the coding sequence ATGAGCACAGACACCGCCCAGGACACGCGGCCCTTCGCGTGGTTCCGCACCCTCGGCCCCAAGGGCAAGCGCGCCTTCGTGGGCTCCTTCGGCGGCTACGGCCTCGACTCCTACGACTTCCAGGTGCTGCCGCTGGGCATGGTGGCGATCTCGGCCTACTTCGGGATCTCCAGCGGGCAGGCGGGCCTGCTCAGCACCGTGACGCTGGTGATGTCCGCGGTCGGCGGCATCGGCGCGGGCATCCTCGCCGACCGCGTCGGCCGGGCGCGCACGCTGATGGCCAGCGTGCTCGTCTACGCGCTGTTCACCGCGCTCTGCGGGTTCGCGCCGACCTACGAGACGCTGCTCGTCTTCCGCGCGCTGCAGGGCATCGGCTTCGGAGCGGAGTGGGCGGCGGGCGCGATCCTGGTCGCCGAGTACGCCTCGTCGCAGTACCGGGGGCGGACGGTGGCGTTCATCCAGAGCGCCTGGGCGGTCGGCTGGGGGCTCGCCGTCGTGGTCTACACGGTGGTGTTCAACCTGGTCGATCCCGATCTCGCCTGGCGGGTGCTGTTCTGGACCGGAGCCCTGCCCGCGCTGCTGATCCTTTACGTGCGGCGCAACGTGACCGACTCGCCCGCGACCGAAAAGCGCCGCACCACCGCGAAAGAGCGGGGCACGTTCCGCGCGATCATGCGCGGCAGGCTCGGCCGCACCACGTTCTTCGCGGCGCTGCTCGCGACCGGTGTGCAGGGCGGCTACTACACCCTCGCGACCTGGATCCCGGCCTACCTCAAGGCCGAGCGCGGGCTGACCGTCGTCGGGACGGGCGGCTACCTCGCCTTCCAGATCACCGGAGCGTTCATCGGCTACGTCACCGGCGGGTACTTCACCGACTGGCTGGGGCGCAAGAAGACCTTCGTGCTGTTCGCGGTGCTCTCGGCGGTGCTGATCGTCGGCTACACGGCCGTCCCGGTCGGTGCGGACACGCTCGTGCTCCTCCTCGGGTTCCCGCTCGGCTTCTGCACGTCGGCCATCTTCAGCGGGTTCGGCGCGTTCCTCGCCGAGCTCTACCCCTCGGCGCTGCGCGGGACCGGACAGGGCTTCACCTACAACTTCGGTCGCGCGGTCGGCTCGCTGTTCCCCACGATCGTCGGCTTCCTCGCCGTGACCATGGGCGTCGGCGGCGCGATGATCGTTGGAGCGTTCGCCTACGGCATCGCCGTGGTCGCGCTGCTCGGCCTCCCGGAGACCGCAGGCATGGAACTGGAGTGA
- a CDS encoding metallophosphoesterase family protein: MQPQSTGPNLLAVADLHMDREANRKVLHDIRPETDGDWLIVAGDVADLVEDVEYALRLLRERFAKVIWVPGNHELWTLPKDSVQLKGEPRYRHLVELCRSLDVVTPEDEYPVWDAGTEKLVLAPLFVLYDYTLRNENETKQQALERAHEAGVVCTDEVFLHANPYPGRDAWCRARVAYTKRRLDAIPEDMRTVLISHWPLHPGPTKRLYWPEFALWCGTRLTEDWHTRYRAAVAVYGHLHIPITDIYDGVRFEEVSLGYPREWQPRGLPRGVLRKVLPEPAVLHRV; the protein is encoded by the coding sequence ATGCAGCCACAGTCCACCGGGCCCAACCTGCTCGCCGTCGCCGACCTGCACATGGATCGCGAGGCGAACCGGAAGGTCCTGCACGACATCCGCCCCGAGACCGATGGCGACTGGCTCATCGTCGCGGGCGACGTCGCCGACCTGGTCGAGGACGTGGAGTACGCGCTGCGGCTGCTGCGCGAGCGCTTCGCCAAGGTGATCTGGGTGCCGGGCAACCACGAGCTGTGGACGCTGCCCAAGGACTCCGTGCAGCTCAAGGGCGAACCGCGCTACCGGCACCTGGTCGAGCTGTGCCGGAGCCTGGACGTGGTCACCCCCGAGGACGAGTACCCGGTGTGGGACGCGGGCACGGAGAAGCTGGTGCTGGCACCGCTGTTCGTGCTCTACGACTACACGCTGCGCAACGAGAACGAGACGAAGCAGCAGGCGCTCGAACGCGCCCATGAGGCCGGGGTGGTCTGCACCGACGAGGTGTTCCTGCACGCCAACCCCTATCCCGGCCGCGACGCCTGGTGCCGGGCGCGGGTGGCCTACACCAAGCGCCGCCTCGACGCGATCCCCGAGGACATGCGCACCGTGCTGATCTCGCACTGGCCGCTGCACCCGGGGCCGACGAAACGGCTGTACTGGCCGGAGTTCGCGCTGTGGTGCGGCACCAGGCTGACCGAGGACTGGCACACCCGCTACCGCGCCGCCGTCGCGGTCTACGGCCACCTGCACATCCCGATCACCGACATCTACGACGGCGTCCGCTTCGAAGAGGTCTCGCTCGGCTATCCGCGCGAGTGGCAACCCCGTGGCCTGCCACGGGGAGTACTGCGCAAGGTGCTGCCGGAACCCGCCGTGCTGCACCGAGTCTGA
- a CDS encoding glutathione peroxidase: MLSLDGVTAPHELTGGKAALVVNVASRCGLTPQYTALEELQREYGDRGFTVVGVPCNQFAGQEPGTQEEIESFCSTTYGVTFPLTSKIEVNGPGRHPLYAALTAHPDASGEAGDVQWNFEKFLLAPDGKVVARFRPTTDPKAPEVVAAIESVLG; this comes from the coding sequence TTGCTTTCTCTTGATGGCGTCACCGCCCCGCACGAGCTGACCGGCGGCAAGGCCGCGCTCGTGGTGAACGTCGCCTCCCGCTGCGGTCTGACCCCGCAGTACACCGCGCTGGAGGAGCTGCAGCGCGAGTACGGCGACCGCGGCTTCACGGTGGTCGGCGTGCCGTGCAACCAGTTCGCCGGCCAGGAGCCGGGCACGCAGGAGGAGATCGAGTCGTTCTGCTCGACAACCTACGGCGTCACCTTCCCGCTGACCTCGAAGATCGAGGTGAACGGCCCCGGCCGCCACCCCCTCTACGCCGCGCTGACGGCCCACCCCGACGCCTCCGGCGAGGCGGGCGACGTCCAGTGGAACTTCGAGAAGTTCCTCCTCGCCCCGGACGGCAAGGTCGTGGCCCGCTTCCGCCCCACCACCGATCCCAAGGCCCCCGAGGTCGTCGCCGCCATCGAGTCCGTCCTCGGGTAG
- a CDS encoding MFS transporter, translated as MIALVLMLCAFSVGTSEFVIVGVLPEVAADLSVSLPVAGMLVTAYAVAVALGGPVLTVLTGRLPRRPLLIAVMALGTVAAVLSALAADYTLLMGARMLAALAQGLFLSVASQVAIASVPPERQTAAVAKVVNGIALSTVLGVPVGTLVGQAYGWRASFVLVTALTVIGLIGVLVACPRVAHEPEPSVRESMFAFAKPTVLLGLLTTVLTFTGMITAFTYVTPTLREVTGLSPGWVTAILLVYGLGTVVGSNLAGRVQPAAIPRVLPIPIAVLTVLLVAQGFLMHNAVTAVLALFLLGASAFATGPLLHTWLMGQAGRAAGLVASVNISAFNVAAAFGPLLGGAVIGGGLGLDLVPGVAAAPALAGAAVALVISSLVRSSRPARHRAPAAIGSPGSP; from the coding sequence GTGATCGCCCTAGTCCTGATGCTGTGCGCCTTCTCGGTCGGCACCTCCGAGTTCGTCATCGTCGGAGTGCTGCCCGAGGTCGCCGCCGACCTCTCCGTCTCCCTGCCCGTCGCCGGGATGCTGGTGACCGCCTACGCCGTCGCGGTCGCGCTCGGCGGGCCGGTCCTCACCGTGCTCACCGGACGGCTCCCCCGCCGCCCGCTGCTGATCGCCGTGATGGCGCTCGGCACGGTCGCCGCCGTCCTCTCGGCGCTCGCCGCCGACTACACGCTGCTCATGGGTGCGCGCATGCTCGCAGCGCTCGCCCAGGGCCTGTTCCTGTCGGTCGCCTCGCAGGTGGCCATCGCCTCAGTCCCACCGGAGCGGCAGACCGCCGCGGTCGCCAAGGTGGTCAACGGAATCGCGCTGTCCACTGTGCTCGGTGTGCCGGTCGGAACGCTCGTCGGCCAGGCCTACGGCTGGCGCGCGTCCTTCGTGCTCGTCACCGCGCTGACCGTGATCGGCCTGATCGGCGTGCTCGTCGCCTGCCCGCGCGTTGCGCACGAGCCGGAGCCGAGCGTGCGCGAGAGCATGTTCGCCTTCGCCAAGCCGACGGTCCTGCTCGGCCTGCTCACCACGGTCCTGACCTTCACCGGCATGATCACCGCCTTCACCTACGTCACGCCGACCCTGCGCGAGGTCACCGGCCTCAGCCCGGGCTGGGTCACCGCGATCCTGCTGGTCTACGGGCTCGGCACGGTCGTCGGCAGCAACCTCGCCGGACGGGTCCAGCCCGCCGCGATCCCGCGGGTGCTGCCGATCCCGATCGCCGTGCTGACAGTTCTGCTCGTGGCACAAGGGTTCTTGATGCACAACGCGGTCACCGCGGTGCTCGCGCTGTTCCTGCTGGGCGCCAGCGCGTTCGCCACCGGTCCGCTGTTGCACACCTGGCTGATGGGCCAGGCGGGCCGCGCCGCCGGACTGGTCGCCTCGGTGAACATCTCCGCGTTCAACGTGGCGGCGGCCTTCGGACCGCTGCTGGGCGGCGCGGTGATCGGCGGCGGGCTCGGCCTGGACCTGGTGCCGGGCGTGGCCGCGGCGCCCGCGCTGGCGGGCGCCGCGGTGGCACTGGTGATCAGCTCTCTGGTCCGCTCGTCTCGGCCAGCTCGCCATCGCGCACCCGCAGCCATCGGTTCACCCGGATCGCCCTGA
- a CDS encoding methionyl-tRNA formyltransferase, with product MGLRVALVSFRADLFVSLQAGCRAAGHEIVLCAVGRSSRPGGRATAGIGAKVSDVVPVMPTGVDLLLPGDVDGLVNALRGYRVDVVVVCGFSWRVPTIALAAAGLGFINIHASLLPRYRGPAPVQWALRNGDPDIGLTAHWMDERIDTGNVIVQRGGIPLPEYVTFDGLWPMLGPEIERLVADALDRAASGSRGEPQDESQATYAGALEEAYSYIDWSRPARSVHNQVRTFYFGAGIAGPFAELDGRWVRVVRTRLEPGPGVRVQCADEPIWITEAEPAAPPR from the coding sequence GTGGGGCTCCGCGTCGCGCTCGTGTCCTTTCGGGCGGACCTCTTCGTCTCGCTCCAGGCGGGATGTCGTGCTGCCGGACACGAGATCGTGCTGTGCGCGGTCGGGAGGTCGAGCCGGCCGGGTGGGCGCGCCACTGCCGGGATCGGAGCGAAGGTCTCCGACGTCGTGCCGGTGATGCCGACCGGGGTCGACCTGCTGCTGCCCGGCGATGTGGACGGTCTGGTGAACGCGCTGCGCGGCTACCGAGTGGACGTCGTTGTGGTGTGCGGGTTCTCCTGGCGCGTCCCGACGATCGCGCTGGCCGCCGCGGGCCTCGGCTTCATCAACATCCACGCGTCGCTGCTCCCTCGGTACCGGGGGCCCGCGCCCGTGCAGTGGGCGCTGCGCAACGGCGATCCCGACATCGGCCTCACCGCGCACTGGATGGACGAACGGATCGACACCGGGAACGTCATCGTTCAACGCGGGGGTATCCCGCTGCCGGAGTACGTGACGTTCGACGGGTTGTGGCCGATGCTCGGACCGGAGATCGAGCGCTTGGTCGCTGACGCCCTGGACCGCGCGGCGAGCGGGTCCCGGGGAGAACCGCAGGACGAGTCGCAGGCGACCTACGCGGGCGCGTTGGAAGAGGCTTACTCCTACATCGACTGGTCCCGGCCCGCGCGCTCGGTCCACAACCAGGTTCGGACCTTCTACTTCGGCGCTGGCATTGCCGGCCCCTTCGCGGAACTGGACGGCAGGTGGGTTCGCGTGGTGCGGACCCGGCTCGAACCAGGACCCGGCGTCCGCGTCCAGTGCGCGGACGAACCGATCTGGATCACGGAGGCTGAGCCCGCCGCTCCTCCGCGGTGA
- a CDS encoding MerR family transcriptional regulator, producing MRIGELSRRTGVSIRMLRYYDEQGLLSATRTGGGYREYDENAVDRVRCIRRLHSSALPTPVVRQVLSTLCGDPEATGPLLGVLERELAGLDERIDRLTASRSHLVGLIEDVRVRTRG from the coding sequence ATGAGGATCGGCGAGCTGAGCAGGCGGACCGGGGTCAGCATCCGCATGCTGCGCTACTACGACGAACAGGGGCTGCTCAGCGCCACGCGCACGGGCGGCGGCTACCGCGAGTACGACGAGAACGCGGTGGACCGGGTCCGGTGCATCCGCCGCCTGCACTCCTCCGCCCTGCCCACACCGGTGGTGCGCCAGGTGCTCTCGACGCTGTGCGGCGATCCGGAGGCCACGGGGCCGCTGCTGGGTGTGCTGGAGCGCGAGCTGGCCGGGCTCGACGAGCGCATCGACCGCCTCACCGCGAGCCGGTCACATTTGGTGGGTCTCATCGAGGACGTTCGTGTCAGGACGCGCGGGTAA
- the abc-f gene encoding ribosomal protection-like ABC-F family protein, whose amino-acid sequence MSHPSLSCTSLSFAWPDDTPVFSGLTLAIGPGRTGLVAPNGAGKSTLLRLLVGDLKPTAGSVGVDGELGYLPQTLALTLDDTVDEVLGIAPVRAAIAAIESGDASEENFAIVGTDWDVEERARAVLDRLGLADVGLDRPLRTLSGGQIISLGLAAQLVKQPDVLVLDEPTNNLDLEARERLYAVVESWKGCLLVVSHDRALLDRMDQIVELVGDEVRVYGGNFTEYTEAVEREQEAAERAVRTAEQEVKRQKREAQEAKERAAKRAGNAKKNLSNLSLPKIIANQRKSYAEESAAKANDMHAQRLEDAKTKLEQANQDIRQKSKIAISLPDTEVPAGRTVLVAEGVNASYGAAPVFAGPVDLAIRGPERIALIGGNGSGKSTLLRMLDGRLEPSTGTVRRNAGRTAFLSQRLDTLDQNRTIWENLKAAAPERPETELRHRLAQFLFRGDSVHRPVGVLSGGERLRATLVCVLSADPAPQLLLLDEPTNNLDLVSVGQLENALDAYRGAFVVVSHDLDFLRAIRVNRWLRVRDGELAETSGPES is encoded by the coding sequence ATGTCTCATCCTTCCCTTTCGTGCACCTCCCTGTCCTTCGCGTGGCCGGACGACACCCCGGTCTTCTCCGGGCTGACCCTGGCGATCGGGCCCGGCCGCACCGGGCTCGTCGCCCCCAACGGGGCCGGCAAGAGCACGCTGCTGCGGCTGCTCGTCGGTGACCTGAAGCCGACCGCGGGATCTGTCGGCGTCGACGGTGAACTCGGCTACCTGCCGCAGACGCTGGCCCTGACCTTGGACGACACCGTCGACGAGGTGCTGGGCATCGCACCGGTCCGCGCGGCCATCGCGGCGATCGAGTCGGGGGACGCCTCCGAGGAGAACTTCGCGATCGTCGGCACCGACTGGGACGTCGAGGAGCGGGCGCGTGCGGTGCTCGACCGGCTCGGCCTCGCCGACGTCGGCCTCGACCGTCCACTTCGGACTCTCAGCGGCGGGCAGATCATCTCGCTCGGCCTGGCCGCGCAGCTGGTGAAGCAGCCGGACGTGCTGGTGCTCGACGAGCCGACCAACAACCTCGATCTCGAAGCGCGCGAACGGTTGTACGCCGTCGTCGAGTCGTGGAAGGGCTGTCTGCTGGTGGTCAGCCACGACCGTGCGCTGCTGGACCGGATGGACCAGATCGTCGAGTTGGTCGGCGACGAGGTCCGTGTGTACGGAGGCAACTTCACCGAGTACACCGAAGCCGTTGAACGCGAACAGGAAGCGGCCGAGCGCGCGGTCCGGACGGCCGAGCAGGAGGTGAAGCGGCAGAAGCGCGAGGCCCAGGAAGCCAAGGAGCGCGCGGCGAAGCGGGCGGGCAACGCCAAGAAGAACCTGTCCAACCTGAGCCTGCCGAAGATCATCGCCAATCAGCGCAAGAGCTACGCGGAGGAGTCGGCGGCCAAGGCCAACGACATGCACGCGCAGCGCCTTGAGGACGCGAAGACCAAGCTGGAGCAGGCGAACCAGGACATCCGGCAGAAGTCGAAGATCGCGATCTCGTTGCCGGACACCGAGGTTCCCGCCGGGCGCACGGTGCTCGTCGCCGAGGGGGTCAACGCCTCCTACGGTGCCGCGCCCGTGTTCGCCGGGCCGGTGGACCTGGCGATCCGCGGCCCTGAACGGATCGCGCTGATCGGCGGGAACGGCTCGGGCAAGTCCACGCTGCTGCGGATGCTGGACGGGCGGCTCGAACCGTCCACCGGCACCGTGCGCAGGAACGCGGGCCGGACCGCGTTCCTGTCGCAGCGCCTGGACACCCTCGACCAGAACCGGACGATCTGGGAGAACCTGAAGGCGGCGGCGCCGGAGCGCCCGGAGACCGAGCTGCGCCACCGGTTGGCGCAGTTCCTCTTCCGCGGGGACAGCGTGCACCGCCCGGTCGGAGTGCTCTCCGGCGGGGAGCGGCTGAGAGCGACGCTGGTGTGCGTGCTCTCGGCCGATCCCGCGCCGCAGCTGCTGTTGCTGGACGAGCCGACCAACAACCTGGACCTGGTGAGCGTGGGGCAGTTGGAGAACGCGCTCGACGCCTACCGGGGCGCGTTCGTGGTCGTCAGCCACGACCTGGACTTCCTCAGGGCGATCCGGGTGAACCGATGGCTGCGGGTGCGCGATGGCGAGCTGGCCGAGACGAGCGGACCAGAGAGCTGA
- a CDS encoding GntR family transcriptional regulator encodes MNASLSLEADRALLGRISTADKVAEILRTRIIEGAFQPGERLAEDKIVKALNISRNTLREAFRLLTHARLLTHEMNRGVFVRSLTADDVRDLYRVRRMLECSVVGAITAPPAGLAQVEAAVTEGERAERAGQWRELGTANMHFHQALIGLAGSPRLDEMMQQIIAELRLAFHVMNDPKRFHAPYLSRNQQILADLREGDGPSAVEKLADYLTVAENQLLTGFATHAKDLS; translated from the coding sequence GTGAACGCCTCGCTCTCCCTCGAAGCCGACCGCGCCCTGCTCGGCCGCATCAGCACGGCGGACAAGGTGGCCGAGATCCTGCGCACCCGGATCATCGAAGGGGCCTTCCAGCCCGGCGAACGGCTGGCCGAGGACAAGATCGTCAAGGCGCTGAACATCTCCAGGAACACGCTGCGCGAGGCGTTCCGGCTGCTCACCCACGCGCGGCTGCTCACCCACGAGATGAACCGCGGCGTGTTCGTCCGCTCACTGACCGCCGACGACGTCCGCGACCTCTACCGGGTCCGGCGGATGCTCGAATGCTCCGTCGTCGGCGCGATCACCGCACCGCCCGCGGGCCTGGCCCAGGTCGAGGCCGCCGTCACCGAGGGCGAGCGGGCCGAGCGCGCCGGCCAGTGGCGCGAGCTGGGCACCGCGAACATGCACTTCCACCAGGCGCTCATCGGCTTGGCGGGCAGCCCGCGGCTCGACGAGATGATGCAGCAGATCATCGCCGAGCTCCGGCTGGCCTTCCACGTCATGAACGACCCGAAGCGCTTCCACGCCCCGTACCTGAGCCGCAACCAGCAGATCCTCGCCGACCTCCGCGAAGGCGACGGCCCCTCCGCCGTCGAGAAGCTGGCCGACTACCTCACCGTCGCGGAGAACCAGCTCCTCACCGGTTTCGCCACCCACGCGAAAGATCTCTCATAA